The DNA region TGCACACAGAGACATTCAAGAACATTCACAAACAACATCTAATCTGTATTACTCCCAACAAAAGATGACTGTCAAGGCTGACAAAGTCTTAGTTTATCTACAGGTCAATCACATTATCTTTGAAGATGTGATGTGATTGAAGATGTGACAGTCACAtttttgtgtgacattttgtcACTTCTACATACAATGAATGTAACCTTTCACTTGGTCTGGTTAAGCTTTTAATCCATTTGGTCAGATCAGCTATAAACTAATTCCTGTTTTCAGTGGCACTCAACACAGAATCACAAGACTTCAACAAATGAGGAACTGTCAGCTGTAATTTTTGTAAcggccacagagagagagctgaagaTGTTACAAAAGACAGACGACCTTGGTCTTTTTGGTGAAGTGTCAGCTGACTGTGGCTTTGCTTACATCTTATAGTCATCACCTGACTTGAAACATGAGTACACCAgcattgttttaaatgaaacGGCTGTGACGGCACGGTGGCACTGGGAAAACATGTTCGCACATTACCTTTTTTTCATAGCTTACAACAGTGCGCAAAAAGCTCCCAGGTGTTAATAAGAGATGCTGCATGATTGCATCATGTTTTAATCTCTCTGATCTTGTTTCATGTTCAGGTGACAGCGGTGCCGGCTGTAGACATTTaggaaaagaacaaaactcCTTCAGGCCCAGTTTCCCAGCCTCCAAGGTaaattatcatttattcatttattataaGTAAACCTGTGTCTGACCTTCTATGACATAGGACTGTGCCTCTGTATGTGTTATATTAATGATCTCAGAATCTGCAAAGAATTTAGCTTGTAAAATGTTGAGGACAAGCACCAGATATCTAACGCCCTATGCCCTGTTTCTTGTTCCCAGCCCATATGTCACTACAGTAGGAGGAACGTCATTCAAGAACCCATACAAGGTCACGTATGAAGTCACAGATTACATCAGTGGAGGAGGCTTCAGTAATGTCTTCAAGATGCCTGACTACCAGGTAATAATATTATATCATCAGCTCTTTTAATGCTCAGTTATCGCAGACTGTGTCATtaatgttgtgtgtctgtgttcctGCAGGTCAGTGCAGTGGAGGGGTATCTTAAGACTGTTGCAGCAAAACTTCCTCCTCAGTCGTACTACAATGTCAGCGGCAGGGCGTATCCGGACATGGCTGCCCTGTCTGATAATTACTGGGTGGTCATCAACAGAGTGCCAGTCCCCTGGGTGTCTGGGACCTCGGTAAAGCATATCACACTCGATTACGCTTTTTATTGAGCAGAGAATTGACAGTGTAAGAGATTGAAGGGATACAGCCATAAAAGATTTGCTTCAGAACGAACCAAAAAATATAACAGATTCATTATGCGTCATCACATCACTCCTGTTTTATCGCTCTTCCAGGCATCAACCCCAGTGGTTGGAGGCATGCTGTCTCTGGTCAATGATCATCGGCTGCTGAAGGGCCTACCTACCTTGGGCTTCCTCAACCCTCGCCTTTACAAGCTCAAGGGACAGGCCTTATTTGATGTAAGACAAAGTATCACTTGCAGAGTTAAAGTTTTGTATGAAGAACACAagaagatattttttttttcagttacttGGATGGAATCCCTTTTGCgacacattttgttgttgtggtctGGTCCCTACATTCTCTGCTTTCTTGTCTCCAGGTGACTGAAAGGTTGTCACCTGGCTGTCTGGACGAGCAGGTTCAGGGGCAAGGTTTCTGTGCTGCACCGTCGTGGGACCCTGTTACTGGCTGGGGGACGCCAAACTACCCTGCACTACTGGCTGCCTTGCTATCTGAGTGAGCACTTCGTGCAGTTCATGGAAGCAGGTACTAAACACACATCTGAACTCTAGACCAGGTGCCTGATGCCAAAGACTGGATAGTGTAATAGAGGGACACCGATGCCTACACTTTAGATTTAcacctctttgtttttcttacatGTTCATTTGAGGTCGAAACACTGCATTATTCTAATCTGCAGGaatgtttttatctgttatcATCACCACCTCCATCACCTTAAAGACACAGCTCCTtttatctgtgcttttttttcctccaaaaagCTTAAAACTGTTGCCTTGAATGTTTTTAGGTCAGGGAGAGTGGTACTTTGGGATTTTCAATGCACACTGCAGTTGCCTGtttctgctgttcactgcattttaacTGACCCAGATTTCTCAGAGAgtctctgaaacaaacacaaaggcagATGGGTGTTCATGCTCATCTTTTGCTTTAATTTCATGCCACTAGATACAAAGCGATGAAAGTGTGGATATATTGGTCGCTATGCATAAAACTTTAATAAGTGAACATAAAATTATGCTGAAATACACACCAATCATGTTTTAGATACTTAGGCCTAGTTTAACATGTTTTCTCTACATTAAGACAGAGCTATATGTTAGATGTCAATCGAAAATCTATATATATTGGATGCAATGATTTCACCAGATCATGAGATGACCACAGTGTGAAATCGTGTGTTTTGCCATACTACTCTGCAGGGATGAACTAGGTAGAAATGTCATAATATCATTTAATAACAAATAGATTTGcatgcagttttaaaaatgtcGCTCTTGTATTTGTAATGAAATGGGAACATACTAACAGGACCTTTTTAAAACTTGATTTTACTTTGGTTTTATGCCGTTTGCTTTACGGCTGTGAACTAACCAAATTGCACTGTTAATATGTGGGTTAAAATGATTCAGCAAATCTGCCCACCAGCATTGTTGcacttgttcttttgttttttagccATATAAATCCACAAAACAGAGTTATTTAATGTGAGTGATTGCCCGTGCTGTGTTATTTGTGAATCTAATAAAGCTGGATTTTTACATGGAAATGTCAGAAGATTGCTCAGGATTATCCTGAGTCAGGCGTGAGTTGAATGAAAGCTGTAGTTTTGTACCAGATgcctgaagaaaatgtttttaaaaatctctcttTAAACAGATGACATTAAAAGGAATCCTTTTAAGTTACAATGCAATTTCTGAAGATCCTTCCAGTTtctaatgtgttgttttgagtATCTCACGTCAGAATGAGTTTGCAATGTGTTCAGATCCATTGACGGACTATATTCCAGCTCTAAGATGTCACTTTGAAGCTGCTAATTTCaagttttgaaatgttttaaaattgcGTATATGGAGGATGCTGAAGAATAAAAGAACCAGAATTTGCTTCATTTCCTTGTTCAGTATCTATTGTAGCAAAGTAGAAATGTAAAGCACTTCAACAGACTGCTGTTAGCAACCTCAAATACATGTGACACATTCTGTCAACATCTAGCTGCCAAAGTAAATTGTTCCTAAGCCTCAAGACATCTACCTTTAAAACACTATTTACATTGTCCTACTGAAATTATTTAACAGTTAGGTTAATCTCTAGGACAGATACCATGGgcacatttgtttaaaatgctgtatttttgCAGTGTATAAAAACGTATAATTTTATAAAAAAttagctccagcagctccaggttTTGTCTCTAAAAGGCATTGCTACTAAAATAgc from Lates calcarifer isolate ASB-BC8 unplaced genomic scaffold, TLL_Latcal_v3 _unitig_225_quiver_2823, whole genome shotgun sequence includes:
- the LOC108892632 gene encoding LOW QUALITY PROTEIN: tripeptidyl-peptidase 1-like (The sequence of the model RefSeq protein was modified relative to this genomic sequence to represent the inferred CDS: inserted 1 base in 1 codon) → SKEGIHLGVTPVILRTRYNLTAADVGTAQNNSQAVAQFLEQYYHPADLAEFMSLFGGSFQHLSQVDRVVGXQGGGKAGIEASLDIEYIMSTGANVSTWVFTNPGRHESQEPFLQWMLLLSNMSDLPWVHTISYGDDEDSLSTAYMMRINTEFMKAGIRGISLLFASGDSGAGCRHLGKEQNSFRPSFPASSPYVTTVGGTSFKNPYKVTYEVTDYISGGGFSNVFKMPDYQVSAVEGYLKTVAAKLPPQSYYNVSGRAYPDMAALSDNYWVVINRVPVPWVSGTSASTPVVGGMLSLVNDHRLLKGLPTLGFLNPRLYKLKGQALFDVTERLSPGCLDEQVQGQGFCAAPSWDPVTGWGTPNYPALLAALLSE